ATTGCACGTGGAGTGGCTCCATCGCTTGATAAAGAAGCGCTCCGCGTTATACAGGCATTACCAAAATGGCAACCCGGAAAACAGCGGGGCGAAGCCGTTCGTGTTTGTTACACAGTTCCAATAAATTTTGCATTGAATTAAAAAATTTTACCTACCATACCTAACGAAATAGTTTTAAAACTAATTTTTTAGGTATGGTTTTTGTAGATTTAGGTCTTGTTGAAAAAGCATTAATATGAAGGAACTTACCAAAGCAGAAGAACAGGTAATGCAATTGCTATGGAAGCGCGAACAGGCATTTGTAAAAGATTTGATTGAAGATATGCCAGCTCCAAAACCAGCCTATAATACAGTGTCTACCATAGTTCGCATACTGGAAAAGAAAGGATTTATTGGACATAATGCCTATGGAAAAACGCACGAATATTTTCCTTTGATTTCGCGGAAAGAGTATACGCGTTCGTTTATGAAAAACTTTATGCGTAACTACTTTAGTGGGTCCTTCCAGGAAATGGTGTCGTTTTTTGCCAAGGAAGATAACATGAGTTTGTCCGAATTAGATGAATTGATGGAGGATGTAAAGCGCGACATAAAAAACGAAAATCAGGATACCAATGAATAATCTGGTCAATTTTATTATTGAATCAGGTATAAGTCTGGCGGTACTCGCCGTTATTTACCTTTTGTTTTTACGGCGTGAAACTTTTTTTCGGCTAAACCGCTTATTCCTTCTTTTTTCAATTCTTTTTTCGATAATTCTGCCCTTTTTGCATTTTCGTGTTTACGCTCCGCAGTCGAATATGCTGGCTGAAGTTACTGTTACACCATATCGTAATGTACTAGAGGCCGTTACAATTTACGGGCAAGATCTTTCCGGTGCTATGGTGAACTCCATCAGCTCCAGTAAAATTATCATTTCAATTTATCTGCTCGGCCTGCTGTTTTTTCTCGGAAGAATGATTTTCAGGATCATACAAATTGTGCTGATTATTACTAAGAATGAAGTTCAACATATTGATAATTACCGCTTTGTGATGGTAAATAAAGATTTTAGTCCATTTTCTTTTTTGGGCTATGTTTTTATCAATCCGAAAATGAAGAATGAACCGGGTTATGAAAAGATGGTGACACATGAACTGGAACACATAAAACAAGGTCATTCTTTTGATGTGTTGATTCTTGAAACCTTAACCGTTTTTCAGTGGTTCAACCCGTTTATGTGGTTGCTGAAACGTGCCATTCGCGAAAATCATGAATATTTGGCCGATTATGCAGTGCTTAATTCAGGCATAAGCACAAGTCATTATAAACAACTTTTGCTGAGTCAAGCCGTTGGATTTCAGCTGGATATTGCCAATAATTTTAATTCGTCGTTGATTAAAAAGCGCATACAGATGATTTCTAAAATTCGCTCATCGAAACTAGCTAACCTGAAGTATATTTTAGGTTTTGTATCGCTATTGGCATTGGTCGTAATTTTTGCATGCGAGCAAAAAGAGTCGGTAGAAATTACGACAGTTGGCGATAGCAACGAACGACAAATTACCATTTCGCTGCTCGACGACCGTATGAAACTGAAAGGCGACCAGGAAGATCTTGAATACCTGCATGAATTGCTGAATAGTAAAAGTAAATATGTATTTGACACAGATAGTACCGGAAATATTTTTCTTGTAAAAGCAAAAGAAGACCTACCCCTGCAGTTGGAGCAAGATGACCAGGTATTCTTTATTGTTGAGGAAATGCCCGAATTTCCAGGTGGTGATCTGGCCCTGCGCAAATACATTGCAAATTCTATTGAATATCCGGCAGAAGCTGTTGAAAATGGAATTCAGGGTAAAGTTTATGTGAGTTTTGTTGTAACTAAAGACGGTGGTATTGCCAATACAAAGATTGCCAGAGGTGTAAATCCGCTGCTCGATTACGAAGCAATGCGGGTTGTAAACGGGTTACCCAAATGGAAACCAGGGTACCAACGCCAAAAACCGGTTAATGTAAGTTATACCGTGCCAATAAATTTTGTTTTGCAATAAGCTAATTCGAATATATTGACAATTATACCTCATTAACTTTGCATTTGTTAGTTCATATATTTTACCAATTAATGCTTTAAACTTTATATTTTGAAAGTCAGAAAACAACTCATCTTATTTACTCTCCTTTTTATTCCTGCTTTGTCTTATGCTCAGAATAAAATTGATGTTCTAATTCTGAATAAAAATTACGAGCAAGCTCTGATTGAACTTGATAAACAGATTGCAAAGTCGCCAAACGCAGCTTTGTATCTGAAGCAAGGAATTGTGTATGAAAATAAGCAGGATTATCAAAAAGCGCTGCAGGCATTTCTTAGCGGACTTCAAATTGAGCCTGATAATATAGCAATGCTGGAAGAAACTGCCGGGTGTTTTTCTATTTTGGGCAACAACCAGGATGCAATTGCCTTTTATGAAAAAGCATTAAAGGTGGAGCCCAATAACCTTGCACTTGCCGGAAAACTGGGGCGCGTTTACATCAATCAAAAAGAGTATGAGGAGGCCTATCAGGTTTTTTCTGAAATTTATCAAAAAGATTCATCAAATGTTTACTGGAACAAGCAGTTGGCTTACTGTTCATTCCGTGTTTTTCAGCGCGAACAGGCCCGGGATCTTTATCAAAAAGTATTGGAAGCCAATCCACGAGATCACGGAACTTATATAAATCTTATTCACTGTTATAACTGGAAAAAAGAGGCCAACGCGTTAATGGCAACTATTGATTCAGGCCTGGTACAATTTCCGAATGATTCGGAGTTAGTGTATGAAAAGGCCATGTTTTTTTATAAAACAAAACGTTATGGTCCGGCCATGTTGCAATTTCATAAATACCTGGAACGAGAAAAACAACCGGAGTATGAGACCATAATGAACTATGGAATAAGTACTTATTTTACCGGGTTAGAGGATAAAGCTTTGGAAATATTTGGCGATTTAAAACGGCAAAATCCAAACGATCCGTTGGTGATGTATTACCAAAGTTTGTGCAACCGAAAACTGAAGAATTTTGATGATGCCATTGAGTTGATGACTTTTGCCATTGATGCTTCAGTTCCCGATTATGTTTCTGAAATGTACCACCACCTGGGGCAAATGTATGGCCAGCAACGCAGGTTTAAAGAATCGATTGATGCATTATCAAAAGCTTATGAATTAAATCCGGGGAAAACAGAGGTGCTTTTTGAAATAGCAACAACCTACGAAGAATACAATTCGAATAAAACCCTGGCTATGAATTATTACCGCATTTATTTAACTGAGGCAGGAGAGAAGGCTAAAAATGCTATTTATGCGCTGGAGCGTATTGATCGATTAAAAGAAGATTTATTTTTTGATGAATAAAGACTACCTTCTAAACAGCCATGCCAGGAGTTTCTGATGCAACTGGGGTGTCTGAAGAGGTATTATTTTTTGCAGAATTAATTAGTGCGCGCTCCAACCCTGGTTTTTTAAAATATTTTGAATAATGGAATGCAAGTAGTACAGCACCTGAACCTAAAACAGAACCAAATGTCACATCTACCAAAAAATGTTGCGAAAGGTATACGCGAGAATAGCCGGTTAGTAAGGCTAGCATGAAACACAAAAATTTGATGCCTTTCTTTTTTAATGTAATTGCCACTGCAAAAAATAGTGTAAATGCAGTGGTTGTATGTCCCGACGGGAAACTGTTTAAACTATGTAATCTTACTCCTGGCACTAAATAGAGTTTATAGCTTTCAAATAACTCGAAATATTTTGACGGACGATACATGTCGCTGAATATCACTTGTTTAAAAATGAAAACAACAAAATTGCTAACAACTACTGCCAAAATAAAAGCTATTGCCCATTTGTATTTCCGCAATAACAAAAAAAGCAATACAAATAAATACATCATCCCATCTCCAAGATAAGTTATGTACTTAAAAAAGAGGTCAGCTGTATTGGAGTGAAACTGATTAAGGAAGAAATGTATGCTTGGTTTTGAATGCAAACCAATGAAAAAGCAACTTATTAGAACAAAAAAAAGCTGTGGTATTAAAAATACAAGGTTTTTTCGGAACAAGGATTTCATTTTTTAGCTTATTTGGAATATACTCAAACATCACTAAAAACCCGTTAGTCTTAAAACTTTTGATATTAACTGTTTTTCATATAATTGTTTTGCTGATGTTAATCTCCTGCTCTTTGTTATTAATTAAATGTTTAATTGTAAGCTAAACTTTAAATTTTATATAACAAGATGTTGTTATCATTTGTTATTGAGGTATTTACATAGTTAGTTGAATTAATATTTTTATGACAAATATTAATCAATCGTTATTGAATTTGCCTTGTTTGAGCTATGCAATTAGCAAAATCATAATTTACGCTTAATCTTCTTTTTAAATGATTTTTGTTGCACGTACCTATCTTTCAGGTTTGAAAAAACATTAGACAACCATGCTAAAAAGGCTAGCTGATCAGAAAAATTTTCCATTATTATTATTCTTTTTTTCTTTCGTTTTGTATATTTCATTCAGTGGGTATACAAGTATTTACATACTTGATGAAGCGAAAAATGCAACCTGCGCCCGCGAAATGTCAGACAATGGAGATTTATATTCTCCTACATTCAATAATGTTTTACGTACCGATAAACCTCCGTTACACTATTTTTTTATGATGATGGCATATCGTGTTTTTGGCGTTAATCCATTTGCTGCCCGCTTTTTTTCTGCTGTTTTCGGAGCATTAACAATTTTAATAAGCTTCTTATTTACCAAACAAATCCTTAACTCAAGAAGTGCTTTTTATACGGTGGTAGTTTTACTTTCTTCCATTCATTTGTCCATTCAATTTCATTTGGCAGTCCCCGATCCAATTTTAATTTTCTTTTTTACAGCAAGTTTGTTTCTTTTTTATCAATCAGTTGCCAGCAACAAAGCACTATACCCAATTCTTATGTATGTAGCCATGGGGTTCGGAACTCTTTCTAAAGGCCCTGTTGCCATTTTGCTACCCGGATTAATTTTTTTACTATTTCTGGTATTTACAAGAAATTTTAAATGGAAAACAATATGGAAACTAAAACCTCTTTTAGGAATTTTTATCGTTTTGGCAGTTGCATCACCCTGGTATCTTTTAAATGGAATTCAAACAGAATGGGAGTGGACACGCGGTTTTTT
Above is a genomic segment from uncultured Draconibacterium sp. containing:
- a CDS encoding phosphatase PAP2 family protein yields the protein MAFILAVVVSNFVVFIFKQVIFSDMYRPSKYFELFESYKLYLVPGVRLHSLNSFPSGHTTTAFTLFFAVAITLKKKGIKFLCFMLALLTGYSRVYLSQHFLVDVTFGSVLGSGAVLLAFHYSKYFKKPGLERALINSAKNNTSSDTPVASETPGMAV
- a CDS encoding M56 family metallopeptidase; the protein is MNNLVNFIIESGISLAVLAVIYLLFLRRETFFRLNRLFLLFSILFSIILPFLHFRVYAPQSNMLAEVTVTPYRNVLEAVTIYGQDLSGAMVNSISSSKIIISIYLLGLLFFLGRMIFRIIQIVLIITKNEVQHIDNYRFVMVNKDFSPFSFLGYVFINPKMKNEPGYEKMVTHELEHIKQGHSFDVLILETLTVFQWFNPFMWLLKRAIRENHEYLADYAVLNSGISTSHYKQLLLSQAVGFQLDIANNFNSSLIKKRIQMISKIRSSKLANLKYILGFVSLLALVVIFACEQKESVEITTVGDSNERQITISLLDDRMKLKGDQEDLEYLHELLNSKSKYVFDTDSTGNIFLVKAKEDLPLQLEQDDQVFFIVEEMPEFPGGDLALRKYIANSIEYPAEAVENGIQGKVYVSFVVTKDGGIANTKIARGVNPLLDYEAMRVVNGLPKWKPGYQRQKPVNVSYTVPINFVLQ
- a CDS encoding tetratricopeptide repeat protein codes for the protein MKVRKQLILFTLLFIPALSYAQNKIDVLILNKNYEQALIELDKQIAKSPNAALYLKQGIVYENKQDYQKALQAFLSGLQIEPDNIAMLEETAGCFSILGNNQDAIAFYEKALKVEPNNLALAGKLGRVYINQKEYEEAYQVFSEIYQKDSSNVYWNKQLAYCSFRVFQREQARDLYQKVLEANPRDHGTYINLIHCYNWKKEANALMATIDSGLVQFPNDSELVYEKAMFFYKTKRYGPAMLQFHKYLEREKQPEYETIMNYGISTYFTGLEDKALEIFGDLKRQNPNDPLVMYYQSLCNRKLKNFDDAIELMTFAIDASVPDYVSEMYHHLGQMYGQQRRFKESIDALSKAYELNPGKTEVLFEIATTYEEYNSNKTLAMNYYRIYLTEAGEKAKNAIYALERIDRLKEDLFFDE
- a CDS encoding BlaI/MecI/CopY family transcriptional regulator, which produces MKELTKAEEQVMQLLWKREQAFVKDLIEDMPAPKPAYNTVSTIVRILEKKGFIGHNAYGKTHEYFPLISRKEYTRSFMKNFMRNYFSGSFQEMVSFFAKEDNMSLSELDELMEDVKRDIKNENQDTNE